The Gammaproteobacteria bacterium genome includes a region encoding these proteins:
- a CDS encoding glycosyltransferase family 39 protein, with protein MPKATRSWVTDLFVLTLLIGFLYSISMSNRPLAPPDEGRYSEIPREMVATGDYITPRLNGIKYFEKPALFYWLQSLSIKAFGLNEWSLRLATELMGILGCLFTYIGSRKLYDRQTALYATLILASSMLYAGLAHFITIDMTVSVFLIGSLLAFMVGNKYPAGKTRRNYLWLMYFFAALATLTKGLIGVIFPGMIIFTWLCVTGQWRQLSSYCLLSGTGIFLIITLPWHILVQLKNPEFFNFYFIDQQFLRYFTDYAGRSQPLWFFPVVLLAGFFPWTGFLFSALKEHFQAWRNLKKYPFELFLLLWASLIFLFYWLSHSQLIPYILPIFAPLAILTGRYISQYINDTERMKFGLGVALISSIIMYIAALVFTHSAPLENMTANFIGVTPLFLGIILLFFKRISGFFIFVSLALTTACLLLVATYNYNQFETRSIKPLATNLVKFIRSDDIIYSFHHYAQDLPFYLGRKVKIVNWRGELDFGIKHQNTKDLFLNDQQLQTEWPNKTRKFMVLKKQDLPYFNTCPSLKYYVITEEGKYALICNQDIKQ; from the coding sequence ATGCCAAAAGCGACTCGAAGCTGGGTGACGGACCTTTTTGTGCTTACCCTACTTATTGGTTTTTTGTATAGCATTAGCATGAGTAATCGTCCGTTAGCACCTCCCGATGAAGGCCGATATTCTGAAATTCCGCGTGAGATGGTAGCAACGGGAGATTATATAACCCCCCGCCTTAATGGCATAAAATATTTTGAAAAACCTGCACTATTTTATTGGTTGCAAAGTCTCAGTATTAAGGCTTTTGGCTTAAATGAATGGTCACTTCGACTTGCCACCGAGCTGATGGGAATTCTTGGTTGTCTTTTCACCTATATCGGATCACGCAAACTTTATGATCGACAAACCGCTCTTTACGCCACATTAATTTTAGCCTCATCAATGCTTTATGCAGGATTGGCGCATTTTATAACCATTGACATGACGGTCAGTGTTTTTTTAATAGGCAGTTTATTGGCCTTTATGGTAGGAAATAAATATCCTGCGGGGAAAACACGACGTAATTACTTATGGCTGATGTATTTCTTTGCGGCTCTAGCCACCCTGACCAAGGGCCTTATTGGAGTTATTTTCCCCGGGATGATCATTTTTACTTGGCTTTGCGTTACAGGACAGTGGCGTCAGCTTTCGAGCTATTGTTTACTCTCTGGAACGGGAATTTTCTTAATTATCACCTTACCTTGGCATATTTTAGTGCAACTCAAAAACCCTGAGTTTTTCAATTTCTATTTTATTGATCAACAATTTTTACGCTATTTCACAGATTATGCAGGCCGCAGCCAACCCTTATGGTTCTTTCCTGTAGTACTACTCGCTGGATTTTTCCCATGGACAGGGTTTCTTTTTTCAGCCTTGAAGGAACATTTCCAAGCGTGGCGAAATCTTAAAAAATATCCTTTTGAACTATTTTTACTGTTGTGGGCGAGTTTAATATTTCTTTTTTACTGGCTTTCGCACTCGCAACTTATTCCGTATATCTTACCTATTTTTGCGCCCTTGGCCATTTTGACCGGGCGTTATATTAGTCAATATATTAATGATACCGAACGCATGAAATTTGGTTTAGGGGTGGCGTTAATATCGTCCATCATCATGTATATTGCCGCCTTAGTTTTTACCCATTCTGCTCCTTTAGAAAACATGACGGCTAATTTCATAGGGGTTACCCCCCTTTTCCTCGGAATAATCCTACTATTTTTCAAACGTATTAGCGGGTTTTTTATCTTTGTTTCCCTGGCATTAACTACAGCTTGTTTACTGCTTGTCGCCACCTATAATTATAACCAATTCGAGACGAGATCTATCAAGCCTCTTGCAACCAATTTGGTTAAATTTATCCGTTCAGATGATATCATTTACTCCTTTCATCACTACGCACAAGATCTGCCATTTTACCTCGGTAGAAAGGTCAAAATAGTCAATTGGCGAGGGGAATTAGACTTCGGAATTAAACATCAAAACACCAAAGATCTTTTTCTTAATGACCAACAGCTTCAAACTGAATGGCCAAATAAAACCCGCAAATTTATGGTTCTCAAAAAACAAGATCTACCCTATTTTAACACTTGCCCTTCTTTAAAATATTATGTGATTACGGAAGAAGGCAAATATGCATTAATTTGTAACCAGGATATTAAACAATGA
- a CDS encoding EamA family transporter: protein MPLILFGVVLNTGAQLLLKAGVNRMGQFDFVWAKIVPLGLQIATNPYILIGLFSYVISVGTWLLVLSRVDVSYAYPMISLGYVLNAVTAYYLFDETLSISRMMGIFVILCGVYLVARS from the coding sequence ATGCCTTTAATCTTATTTGGGGTGGTTTTGAATACCGGTGCTCAGCTCCTTTTAAAGGCAGGAGTAAACCGTATGGGACAATTTGATTTTGTTTGGGCGAAGATTGTACCCCTCGGCCTGCAAATAGCGACGAATCCTTACATCCTCATAGGTTTATTTTCATATGTAATCAGTGTGGGAACATGGCTTTTAGTTCTTTCCAGAGTCGATGTAAGTTATGCCTATCCCATGATAAGTCTTGGCTATGTGTTAAATGCAGTTACAGCCTATTACCTTTTCGATGAAACTTTATCCATATCACGCATGATGGGAATTTTTGTGATATTGTGCGGTGTTTATTTAGTGGCCCGCAGTTAG
- a CDS encoding glycosyltransferase, which produces MNLPYISVVIPVHNEAEVLYTLYTRLTTVMDQLKKPYEIIFTNDGSKDNSEAILNELHKNRPHNIRIIHFNGNYGQHMAIMAGFEKVRGQIVITMDADLQNLPEDIPSFIEKIEQGHDVVGGFRENRQDSFWRVCFSKLHNKIRARITPRITMKDEGCMLRAYRREIVDLMVSSGEASTFIPALALTYAGNPAEVPVSHEPRHAGTSSYNFYRLIRYNFDLITGFSLVPLQLFTLLGIVISVLSGFLVIYMILRRTIIGPEMEGIFTLFAIIFFLVGLCLLGLGVLGEYIGRIYQEVLKRPRFVIKNVMEQNQEVVKTPTIENITVS; this is translated from the coding sequence ATGAACCTACCTTACATTAGTGTTGTCATCCCAGTTCATAATGAAGCAGAAGTGCTTTATACCCTCTATACACGATTAACTACCGTTATGGATCAACTAAAAAAGCCGTATGAAATCATCTTCACCAATGATGGTAGTAAAGACAATTCAGAGGCCATCTTAAATGAATTGCATAAGAATCGACCTCATAATATTCGTATTATTCATTTCAATGGCAATTATGGACAACACATGGCCATTATGGCGGGATTTGAAAAAGTACGAGGCCAAATTGTTATTACCATGGACGCAGACTTGCAAAATCTACCCGAAGACATCCCCAGTTTTATAGAAAAAATAGAACAAGGCCATGATGTAGTCGGCGGCTTCCGTGAAAATCGTCAAGATAGTTTCTGGCGGGTTTGTTTTTCAAAACTACATAATAAAATTAGAGCGCGTATTACCCCTCGCATTACCATGAAGGATGAAGGTTGTATGCTACGTGCCTACCGCCGAGAAATTGTAGACTTGATGGTTTCAAGTGGAGAGGCCTCGACCTTCATTCCAGCTCTCGCACTTACCTATGCTGGCAATCCGGCGGAAGTTCCTGTGAGCCATGAACCCAGACATGCTGGCACCTCAAGCTATAATTTTTATCGTTTGATTCGCTATAACTTCGATCTGATTACGGGTTTTTCATTGGTTCCATTACAGCTTTTTACATTACTCGGTATTGTGATATCAGTACTCAGTGGCTTCTTAGTTATCTATATGATCTTACGCAGAACCATCATAGGGCCTGAAATGGAAGGGATCTTCACCCTTTTCGCGATAATTTTCTTTTTAGTGGGATTATGTTTGTTGGGCTTAGGAGTATTAGGTGAGTATATCGGGCGCATCTATCAAGAAGTTCTAAAACGACCCCGCTTTGTCATCAAAAATGTAATGGAACAGAATCAAGAGGTTGTCAAAACCCCCACCATAGAAAACATCACAGTATCATAA